GCCCCGTCGCGCCAGGCAGAGGGGGATGACGTTGATTGAGGCAGTCGTGGTCATCGCGGTCATAATTATTCTTGCGGGGTTGCTTTTGCCGGCTTTGGCTAAGGCAAATAAAAGCGAAAGGTTTAATTGCATCAGCAGAATGAAACAAATCAGTTTGGGTCTTCGCATGTGGGCCAACGACAATCCGGACCATTTTTTCCCCTGGCAGGTTTACGGTGAGTTTCCGAACAGGAAAATGCACAGAACGCAGGATTTCATCGGATCTGCTTCGCCTTTGCCTCATTTCCTCGTGGCCAGCAATGAAATCGGCAACCCAAAAACATTGGCGTGTCCGAAAGACATAGAGCGCCTAAAGGTTACCCGGTGGGAAGAATTAACTCGGGACAACATCAGTTATTTCCTCAATCTGGACGCGCAGACCACCAAACCCGCCACAATCCTGCTTGGGGATCGCAATCTGCTCGTCAATGGCAGCGCGGTGAAACCTGGCTTGGCGCTTGTGACCACCAACAGCACGCTGGGCTGGACCACCAACCTGCATTATCTTTGCGGCAACATCGGTCTGGCCGATGGGAGCGTGCAGTGGACCAAAAACACCAACATAAACCAGCTCCTCCAAGCCAGCGGGGTTGCCACCAACCTGCTCGTGATCCCCTAAGATTGAAATGACAATTTCACCGGCATCGTTATAATGGAAAACAAGGGTATGCGCGTTGTAATTATCAGAGACGACCAACAGTTTGGACCGTACACAATGGCGGAGGTGCGGCAATATTTAGCCGAAGGAAAGCTGTTGGCTTCCGATTTTGCCCAAGAAGAAGGTGACGATGCCTGGGTGCCCCTGAGTGCTTTGCCCGGCCTTGTGCCCGACAAAACTTCGACTGATAAAGTCAAATCTGTCCCCCTCCAGATTGGGCGGGGCATTTATATTGGTGCACTGATTTGCGCGGGCGTGCTTCTGTACGGCCTGTTCATGGGCATTTGGGGCCTTATGGAAAGCAAATCTTCCTGGCGTTCCTGGGAATTCTCCGTCCGCACTGTGGCTGGCATAACGCTGGATGCCCCAGGCAATTTCGCGAGAATTGATCAGCTTGAAGCACTGCAAAATTCGGACGCCTATAAGTACGTTGAAATCTATGAAGCATACAGATGTTCCCCGAAGAATGTGGAAATCATCGTCACTCACACAAAATACAAGCCAGGTAGCGGTGTTGATCTCGCTGTCGCAGCAAAAGATACCCTGAACAACATCACTGCGGCAAATAGTTCCGCCGGCGAGAATCTTAAAGTGAAGGATTATAGTATTTCGGACACAAAAGTAGATGGCATTCCCGCCAAACGCGTTTCCGCGAAATGGGAAATGCAGCGCAAGGCGCTGAATTCCAAGATATTATTTTTCAAGGAGGAACAAAACTATTGGATAGTTTCCATCACGGGCGCTGAAAACGATTCCAAATTTGAACTGGCCGTAAATAAGGTTCTTTCATCGGTTAAGGTTACCCGCACCAAATAGCATTTTGTTGCCCCTGAATGCAGCCGCACTTTTCCCCTTTGGGTTTCGGGTTCATTTTTAGCTGTCGCAGATCACTTCCAACGTCTGACCGGAGGTGAGGCGGAGGTCGCCGGTGAATTGCAGGGTGTGGCCGCCGGTCAGGCGGGCCTCCACGGGTTTGCCCGCGAGCAACACTTTGACGGCGGGTTCGCGGTTGGCGGCAGGCCAGGCCAGCTTGAGGCTCTGGAGGCGGAGTTGTCCCCATTTGACTTCGATGCGGTTGATTTGCCGCTGGCCCGTGCGGGTCTGGGCCAGGGTGCCCCAGCCTTCCGCGCCGGTGAAGGCGCAACGGAAGTTCTCCGGCGTGAGACGCGGCGCAAAGCCCAGCGCACCGGCGGGCCCATGGTATTCAAAGCCGGAGAGCGCGGTGATCATGCCCCAGGAGGCCATGGCGCGGGAGTAATGGTCGCCGCATTCGATTTCGTTCCAGGGGTTGTGCTTGGCCGGATGGTAGCGGTCATGGACGCCCCGGCAGATGGCGAGGGCCTCGGTCAGCATGCCTTCCCAGGCCATGTGGCTGGCAACCTGGTAC
This genomic interval from Verrucomicrobiota bacterium contains the following:
- a CDS encoding DUF4339 domain-containing protein; the protein is MRVVIIRDDQQFGPYTMAEVRQYLAEGKLLASDFAQEEGDDAWVPLSALPGLVPDKTSTDKVKSVPLQIGRGIYIGALICAGVLLYGLFMGIWGLMESKSSWRSWEFSVRTVAGITLDAPGNFARIDQLEALQNSDAYKYVEIYEAYRCSPKNVEIIVTHTKYKPGSGVDLAVAAKDTLNNITAANSSAGENLKVKDYSISDTKVDGIPAKRVSAKWEMQRKALNSKILFFKEEQNYWIVSITGAENDSKFELAVNKVLSSVKVTRTK